Genomic DNA from Bacteroidota bacterium:
ATTGTTGACCCGATGCGTGATATATAGATGCGTATCTTGAACTTCCTAAGAAAAGAAATACACAGATAAAATATGTATTGAATACTCATTTCCTTACTGATTTTGTTTCCGGTCATTGGACTTAGTAGCTAAAACGGATGCAATTGGTATTTGGTCCTCATGCAATGCCAAAATACGGAGCATTTATTGCTGAAAGACAACGAATTCATAACATTAGGAGACATTAAAATTAAAATTTTACATACGCGGACATACAATTGAATCTACTTGCTTTTTAGTGATTGATAGAAACAATGAACCAACAGCTCTATTCAGTGGAGATACCTTGTTTATTGGTGATGTAGGTCGCCTGGATTTGATGAGCGGAAATTTAAGTAAAGAGATTCTTGGCTGAAAACTGTATGAATCCTTGAATACAAAATTAAAACCTTGCCCGATTCAGTAATTGTTTATCCGGGGACATGGTGCCGGTTCGGCTTATGGAAAAATTTAGGCAAGGAATCCAGCTCCACTATTGGTGAACAGAAAAATTCAATTATGCGCTGAAAGAAATGAGTATGAAGCATTTATAAAATTGTTACAGACGATCAGCCTCCTGTACCTGCATACTTTTCAAAGATGCTCAGATTAATATCAACGGACATACAAATTTGGAGACTGTTTATTCTAAAAAAGCTTAAAGAGACTTTACAGGAGGCTGCTGATTCTGAAATTTCCGAAAGGGGCGATGGTCATAGATACGCGGTGTCGTCAGCATTCGCTTCGGGATTTATTCCGGGGCTGTAAATGTTGATTTGGATGGACAGTTCGCAATTTGGGTAGGTACCTTAATTAATATTGATCAGCCATTATTAATTGTTGCAGATAAAGGAAAAGAAAAAGGAAGCGATTACACGATTACCAGAATAGGTTTTGAAAATGTTGTAGGATATTTAGATTGTGAAGTAGCTAAATGGAAAAGTTCATTGGACACAATTCAGGTTGTTGCTCCTTCAGAGTTGGATTTAGAACTTCTAAGTTTAACAAACACATTGCTGGATGTAAGAAGATCATCTGAAGTTGAAAAGGATAAAATAAAAGGAGCGTATCATATTTCATTGCACGAATTGAATACCAAACTGAACGAATTGGATAAAAACAAAAACGTTGTTGTTTATTGTGCAGGTGGATATCGTTCAATGATTGCAGCTTCTATTTTAAAACGAAATGGATTTAAAAATGTGATTAATGTTTCCGGTGGAATTAATCTTGTGAAAAATCTTCGCCCGGAGTTGGTTGAAACCTATTAGTTGTATGAATATTGTTCGAATTACGAAAGAGTTTAATTTTGAAATGGCGCATGCTTTGTTTGGCTATGATGGCCCATGCAAAAATGTGCACGGACATTCTTATAAGCTAGCAGTTACCGTTTTAGGAACTCCAATTTCAGATCGTAATCATCCGAAACATGGAATGGTAATGGATTTTACCGATTTAAAATCCATTGTCAAACCAATTGTGGATGAGTTGGATCATGCCACCATTTTAAATGCAACTACAGAACATAAAAAAATGGCAGAAGAAAATCTTCTTTTTAGTAAATTAGTTCTAGTAAAATATCAACCGACTTGTGAAAATATGTTGATAGATATAGCACATCGTATAAAAAGCCAGTTACATACGAATGTTGAATTGCACCATTTAAAATTGCAAGAAACACCAACATCTTTTGCGGAGTGGTTTGCTGAAGATAATAAATAAGATGAATCTGATTAAAAAATATAATGTTGCCGGTCCTCGTTACACGAGCTATCCAACAGTTCCTTATTGGGATACGGAAGTTCCAAGTTTAAAGCGTTGGGAAGAGTCGGTGAAATTCACTTTCGATCAAACGAATGCATCTGACGGGATTTCGTTGTATATCCATTTGCCTTTTTGTGAAAGTTTGTGCACCTATTGTGGTTGTAATACCCGCATAACCGTTAATCATAATGTTGAACCGGTTTATTTGCAAGCAGTGATTAAAGAATGGAAAATGTATTTGACCATCTTCAAAGAGGTACCTCGGATAAAAGAAATTCATCTCGGAGGAGGAACCCCAACCTTTTTCTCTCCTCAAAATTTAAAAAATTTAATTGATGGTATTCTTGAAGACACAACCGTTTGTGAGGATGCCGAATTTAGTTTTGAAGCACATCCGAACAATACTTCCTTTGAGCATTTAAAAGTGTTATACGACTTAGGATTTAAACGATTGAGTTTAGGTATTCAAGATTTTGACCCCAAAGTACAAGAAATTGTTAATCGTATTCAAAGTTTCGAAAGCGTAGAAAAAGTAGTGAATCAAGCGCGCAATATTGGTTATACGTCTATTAATTTTGATTTGATTTATGGGTTACCACTTCAGACCCGGAAAAGTGTGATTGATACAATTAATAAGGTGAATTTGTTAAAACCGGATCGCATTGCTTTTTATAGTTATGCGCATGTTCCGTGGATAAAACCCGGACAAAGAAAGTTTACAGAGTTTGATTTGCCTGTTGATGAAGAAAAGCGAGCACTTTACGAAATAGGAAAAGAGAAATTTGCTGAAAATGGGTATGTAGAAATCGGCATGGATCATTTTTCTTTAAAGAGTGATACACTTTATAAAGCTGCTGAAAATGAAAAACTCCATAGAAACTTTATGGGGTATACACATACATTTACTAAATTAATGATTGGACTTGGCGTTTCTTCTATTAGTGATACTTGGTATGCTTATGGACAAAACGAAAAGAAGGTGGAAGATTATTATGCTAAAGTAAATAGTGGCGTTCTTCCGGTTGTAAAAGGTCATTTTTTAACTGAAGAAGATTTAATTCTTCGGCAGCACATTTTGAATTTAATGTGTAAGTTTAAAACGGATTGGAAAAATGAAGCATCTCAAAGTGATTCAATTTATAGAGCAATTGATTTATTATCAGAAATGGAAAAGGATAAGCTGGTTGAAATAGGGGAGC
This window encodes:
- a CDS encoding rhodanese-like domain-containing protein produces the protein MDGQFAIWVGTLINIDQPLLIVADKGKEKGSDYTITRIGFENVVGYLDCEVAKWKSSLDTIQVVAPSELDLELLSLTNTLLDVRRSSEVEKDKIKGAYHISLHELNTKLNELDKNKNVVVYCAGGYRSMIAASILKRNGFKNVINVSGGINLVKNLRPELVETY
- a CDS encoding 6-carboxytetrahydropterin synthase, which gives rise to MNIVRITKEFNFEMAHALFGYDGPCKNVHGHSYKLAVTVLGTPISDRNHPKHGMVMDFTDLKSIVKPIVDELDHATILNATTEHKKMAEENLLFSKLVLVKYQPTCENMLIDIAHRIKSQLHTNVELHHLKLQETPTSFAEWFAEDNK
- the hemN gene encoding oxygen-independent coproporphyrinogen III oxidase is translated as MNLIKKYNVAGPRYTSYPTVPYWDTEVPSLKRWEESVKFTFDQTNASDGISLYIHLPFCESLCTYCGCNTRITVNHNVEPVYLQAVIKEWKMYLTIFKEVPRIKEIHLGGGTPTFFSPQNLKNLIDGILEDTTVCEDAEFSFEAHPNNTSFEHLKVLYDLGFKRLSLGIQDFDPKVQEIVNRIQSFESVEKVVNQARNIGYTSINFDLIYGLPLQTRKSVIDTINKVNLLKPDRIAFYSYAHVPWIKPGQRKFTEFDLPVDEEKRALYEIGKEKFAENGYVEIGMDHFSLKSDTLYKAAENEKLHRNFMGYTHTFTKLMIGLGVSSISDTWYAYGQNEKKVEDYYAKVNSGVLPVVKGHFLTEEDLILRQHILNLMCKFKTDWKNEASQSDSIYRAIDLLSEMEKDKLVEIGEQDLKIRRNARAYIRNVCMAFDARLLDNKPQSQLFSSVV